In Rissa tridactyla isolate bRisTri1 chromosome 2, bRisTri1.patW.cur.20221130, whole genome shotgun sequence, a single window of DNA contains:
- the LOC128905117 gene encoding solute carrier family 22 member 13-like yields the protein MTEFGDFISAVGKFGLYQKLLVLFLSLPLLLNPFQMIGQVFMVVDVPHHCNTSWIRAVGPNLTEEEQLNLTLPRDADGAYEQCSMYSPVDWDLDSIVAYGLNATEKCNNGWVYPAAQPPSLLTEFDLVCDRKDLTDISQSVYMVGLLLGSIIFGTLSDRIGRRPVFLISILLQGLFGVGLAFVPDFYVYMAFRCVMGASVSGILITDLSLATEWVGASYRPKAVVISHCFAAIGQMLLAGLSYGIRNWRLLEIAGSAPMFALFFYIWVIPESARWLVTKGRIEEAKKVLQKAASINKRTIPPGLLEQLKPETKTKPGSVLDLFRKKHLRKVTLIMSCTWFADSLVYYGLSLNVTSFGLDIYMTQLVFGIVELPGRLSCIFLLQWFGRKKSQAVLLLLSGLMCLIITAIPEDQHVVITVLATMGKFMATASFSTSYIYSAELFPTVIRQTGVGLCSMSARVSGVVTPLIGLLTQYHRAIPMAIFGSVPVVVGFLCFLLPETCGVDLADNTGAATTQLSSSTLENLSKRDTVSKRDTASME from the exons ATGACTGAATTTGGAGATTTTATAAGTGCTGTGGGGAAGTTTGGACTATATCAGAAATTGCTGGTACTGTTCCTCTCCCTCCCACTGCTTCTTAATCCTTTCCAAATGATTGGCCAAGTGTTCATGGTTGTGGATGTGCCACACCACTGCAACACCAGCTGGATCCGTGCCGTCGGCCCCAACCTGACCGAGGAAGAGCAGCTGAACCTCACCCTGCCCCGGGACGCGGACGGAGCGTACGAGCAGTGCTCCATGTACTCGCCGGTGGACTGGGACCTCGACTCCATCGTGGCGTACGGCCTGAATGCCACGGAGAAATGCAACAATGGCTGGGTGTACCCCGCAGCACAACCGCCGTCCCTGCTGACCGAG TTTGACCTGGTGTGCGACAGGAAGGACCTGACCGACATCTCCCAGTCCGTCTACATGGTGGGGCTTCTCCTAGGATCCATAATCTTTGGAACACTAAGTGACAG GATCGGACGTCGGCCAGTCTTTCTGatctccatcctccttcagggCTTGTTTGGTGTAGGACTTGCCTTTGTGCCCGATTTCTATGTGTACATGGCCTTCAGGTGTGTCATGGGTGCTTCGGTGTCAGGAATTCTCATTACTGACTTGTCCTTGG CTACGGAATGGGTTGGTGCCTCCTACCGGCCAAAGGCAGTGGTTATTAGTCACTGCTTTGCCGCCATCGGACAGATGCTTTTGGCTGGCTTGAGTTACGGTATTCGCAACTGGAGGCTGCTGGAGATTGCAGGATCTGCTCCAATGTTTGCCCTTTTCTTCTACATCTG GGTGATACCAGAATCAGCTCGGTGGCTGGTGACAAAAGGCAGAATAGAAGAAGCTAAGAAAGTCCTTCAGAAGGCAGCGTCCATCAACAAGCGCACCATCCCACCAGGACTCCTGGAGCAG TTGAAGCCTGAGACAAAGACCAAGCCTGGAAGTGTTCTGGATCTCTTTCGGAAGAAACACCTCCGCAAGGTGACTTTAATCATGTCGTGCACCTG GTTTGCAGACAGCCTTGTCTACTATGGGCTGAGCCTTAACGTGACAAGTTTTGGTCTGGACATCTACATGACACAGCTTGTCTTTGGGATAGTGGAGTTACCAGGTCGACTCTCCTGCATTTTCCTGCTGCAGTGGTTTGGGAGGAAGAAATCCCAAGCTGTTCTTCTGCTGCTCTCTGGCCTGATGTGTCTTATCATCACTGCCATCCCTGAAG ACCAGCATGTAGTGATCACCGTCTTGGCCACCATGGGCAAATTTATGGccacggcctccttctccacctCCTACATCTACTCCGCAGAGCTCTTCCCCACCGTCATCAG GCAGACCGGCGTGGGGCTGTGCTCGATGTCAGCCCGGGTGTCAGGGGTTGTGACCCCACTGATTGGCCTCCTGACCCAGTACCACCGGGCCATCCCCATGGCCATCTTCGGGAGTGTGCCCGTGGTGGTGGGGTTTCTCTGCTTCCTGCTGCCCGAGACCTGTGGCGTCGACCTGGCAGACAATACAGGGGCAGCCACCACACAGCTGAG cagcagcacactggAAAATTTGTCCAAGAGAGACACTGTGTCCAAGAGAGACACTGCGAGCATGGAGTAA
- the LOC128905452 gene encoding solute carrier family 22 member 13-like isoform X2 has protein sequence MMSGIGEILKAVGDFGPFQKRLVLLTLFPCLGVAFHQFCQLFMVPHLPHHCDTSWIRAVGPNLTEEEQLNLTLPRDADGAYEQCSMYSPVDWDLDSIVAYGLNATEECSSGWVYPAAQPPSLLTEFDLVCDRKELNDISQSIYMSGLFLGSLIFGPLSDRIGRRPVILISIFLQGLFGVGIAFVPHFYVYMAFRCVVGASVSGITMTILSLATEWVGASYRPKAVLISHCCFAIGQMLLAGLSYGIRNWRLLEIAGSAPMFALFFYIWVIPESARWLVTKGRIEEAKKVLQKAASINKRTIPPGLLEQLKPETKTKPGSVLDLFRKKHLRKVTLIMSCTWFVNSLVYYGLSLNVTNFGLDIYLTQLAFGAVEIPARVGCIFLLQWFGRKKTQAVLLLLSGLVCLIITGIPEDQPMVTTVLATTGKFTASASFSTSYVYSAELFPTVIRQTGVGLCSMLARVAGIMAPLIGLLTQYHRAIPMAIFGSVPMVGGLFCFLLPETCGVDLADDTGDGCPPVEVCENANSVSENGHMKGKDGGQDKDYTKTTYF, from the exons ATGATGTCAGGCATCGGGGAAATTTTGAAAGCGGTTGGTGATTTTGGGCCTTTTCAGAAACGGCTGGTGCTGCTCACCTTGTTTCCCTGCCTCGGGGTGGCTTTCCACCAGTTTTGCCAACTTTTTATGGTCCCACACCTGCCTCATCACTGCGACACCAGCTGGATCCGTGCCGTCGGCCCCAACCTGACCGAGGAAGAGCAGCTGAACCTCACCCTGCCCCGGGACGCGGACGGAGCGTACGAGCAGTGCTCCATGTACTCGCCGGTGGACTGGGACCTCGACTCCATCGTGGCGTACGGCCTGAATGCCACAGAGGAATGCAGCAGTGGCTGGGTGTACCCCGCAGCACAACCGCCGTCCCTGCTGACCGAG TTTGACCTGGTATGTGACAGGAAAGAGCTGAACGACATCTCCCAGTCCATCTACATGTCGGGGCTGTTCCTAGGATCCCTGATCTTTGGGCCACTAAGTGACAG gatCGGCCGCCGGCCAGTCATTCTGATCTCCATCTTCCTCCAGGGCTTGTTTGGCGTAGGAATTGCCTTTGTGCCCCATTTCTATGTGTACATGGCCTTCAGGTGTGTCGTGGGGGCTTCAGTGTCAGGGATCACCATGACGATACTGTCCTTAG CCACAGAATGGGTTGGTGCCTCCTACCGGCCAAAGGCAGTGCTTATTTCTCACTGCTGTTTCGCCATCGGACAGATGCTTTTGGCTGGCTTGAGTTACGGTATTCGCAACTGGAGGCTGCTGGAGATTGCAGGATCTGCTCCAATGTTTGCCCTTTTCTTCTACATCTG GGTGATACCAGAATCAGCTCGGTGGCTGGTGACAAAAGGCAGAATAGAGGAAGCTAAGAAAGTCCTTCAGAAGGCAGCGTCCATCAACAAGCGCACCATCCCACCAGGACTCCTGGAGCAG TTGAAGCCTGAGACAAAGACCAAGCCTGGAAGTGTTCTGGATCTCTTTCGGAAGAAACACCTCCGCAAGGTGACTTTAATCATGTCGTGCACCTG GTTTGTGAACAGCCTGGTCTACTATGGGTTGAGTCTGAACGTGACAAATTTCGGTCTGGACATCTACCTGACACAGCTTGCGTTTGGAGCAGTGGAAATCCCAGCCCGTGTTGGTTGTATCTTCTTATTGCAGTGGTTCGGGAGGAAGAAAACCCAGGCTGTTCTCTTGCTGCTGAGTGGCCTGGTGTGTCTGATCATCACTGGCATCCCTGAAG ACCAGCCCATGGTGACCACCGTCCTGGCCACCACCGGCAAATTTACTGCCTCTGCCTCCTTCTCCACCTCCTACGTCTACTCCGCAGAGCTCTTCCCCACCGTCATCAG GCAGACCGGCGTGGGGCTGTGCTCAATGTTGGCCCGGGTAGCGGGGATCATGGCCCCGCTGATCGGCCTCCTGACCCAGTACCACCGGGCCATCCCCATGGCCATCTTCGGGAGCGTCCCCATGGTGGGAGGGCTGTTCTGCTTCCTGCTGCCCGAGACCTGTGGCGTTGACCTGGCGGATGACACAGGGGATGGCTGCCCTCCAGTTGAG GTCTGTGAAAATGCCAACAGCGTCTCTGAAAATGGACATATGAAAGGAAAAGACGGTGGCCAAGACAAGGACTACACCAAGACCACTTACTTCTAG
- the LOC128905452 gene encoding solute carrier family 22 member 13-like isoform X1 has protein sequence MSGIGEILKAVGDFGPFQKRLVLLTLFPCLGVAFHQFCQLFMVPHLPHHCDTSWIRAVGPNLTEEEQLNLTLPRDADGAYEQCSMYSPVDWDLDSIVAYGLNATEECSSGWVYPAAQPPSLLTEFDLVCDRKELNDISQSIYMSGLFLGSLIFGPLSDRIGRRPVILISIFLQGLFGVGIAFVPHFYVYMAFRCVVGASVSGITMTILSLATEWVGASYRPKAVLISHCCFAIGQMLLAGLSYGIRNWRLLEIAGSAPMFALFFYIWVIPESARWLVTKGRIEEAKKVLQKAASINKRTIPPGLLEQLKPETKTKPGSVLDLFRKKHLRKVTLIMSCTWFVNSLVYYGLSLNVTNFGLDIYLTQLAFGAVEIPARVGCIFLLQWFGRKKTQAVLLLLSGLVCLIITGIPEDQPMVTTVLATTGKFTASASFSTSYVYSAELFPTVIRGCRALPVPPTAPRFPRQTGVGLCSMLARVAGIMAPLIGLLTQYHRAIPMAIFGSVPMVGGLFCFLLPETCGVDLADDTGDGCPPVEVCENANSVSENGHMKGKDGGQDKDYTKTTYF, from the exons ATGTCAGGCATCGGGGAAATTTTGAAAGCGGTTGGTGATTTTGGGCCTTTTCAGAAACGGCTGGTGCTGCTCACCTTGTTTCCCTGCCTCGGGGTGGCTTTCCACCAGTTTTGCCAACTTTTTATGGTCCCACACCTGCCTCATCACTGCGACACCAGCTGGATCCGTGCCGTCGGCCCCAACCTGACCGAGGAAGAGCAGCTGAACCTCACCCTGCCCCGGGACGCGGACGGAGCGTACGAGCAGTGCTCCATGTACTCGCCGGTGGACTGGGACCTCGACTCCATCGTGGCGTACGGCCTGAATGCCACAGAGGAATGCAGCAGTGGCTGGGTGTACCCCGCAGCACAACCGCCGTCCCTGCTGACCGAG TTTGACCTGGTATGTGACAGGAAAGAGCTGAACGACATCTCCCAGTCCATCTACATGTCGGGGCTGTTCCTAGGATCCCTGATCTTTGGGCCACTAAGTGACAG gatCGGCCGCCGGCCAGTCATTCTGATCTCCATCTTCCTCCAGGGCTTGTTTGGCGTAGGAATTGCCTTTGTGCCCCATTTCTATGTGTACATGGCCTTCAGGTGTGTCGTGGGGGCTTCAGTGTCAGGGATCACCATGACGATACTGTCCTTAG CCACAGAATGGGTTGGTGCCTCCTACCGGCCAAAGGCAGTGCTTATTTCTCACTGCTGTTTCGCCATCGGACAGATGCTTTTGGCTGGCTTGAGTTACGGTATTCGCAACTGGAGGCTGCTGGAGATTGCAGGATCTGCTCCAATGTTTGCCCTTTTCTTCTACATCTG GGTGATACCAGAATCAGCTCGGTGGCTGGTGACAAAAGGCAGAATAGAGGAAGCTAAGAAAGTCCTTCAGAAGGCAGCGTCCATCAACAAGCGCACCATCCCACCAGGACTCCTGGAGCAG TTGAAGCCTGAGACAAAGACCAAGCCTGGAAGTGTTCTGGATCTCTTTCGGAAGAAACACCTCCGCAAGGTGACTTTAATCATGTCGTGCACCTG GTTTGTGAACAGCCTGGTCTACTATGGGTTGAGTCTGAACGTGACAAATTTCGGTCTGGACATCTACCTGACACAGCTTGCGTTTGGAGCAGTGGAAATCCCAGCCCGTGTTGGTTGTATCTTCTTATTGCAGTGGTTCGGGAGGAAGAAAACCCAGGCTGTTCTCTTGCTGCTGAGTGGCCTGGTGTGTCTGATCATCACTGGCATCCCTGAAG ACCAGCCCATGGTGACCACCGTCCTGGCCACCACCGGCAAATTTACTGCCTCTGCCTCCTTCTCCACCTCCTACGTCTACTCCGCAGAGCTCTTCCCCACCGTCATCAG GGGATGCCGAGCTCTGCCTGTGCCTCCCACTGCCCCTCGCTTCCCCAGGCAGACCGGCGTGGGGCTGTGCTCAATGTTGGCCCGGGTAGCGGGGATCATGGCCCCGCTGATCGGCCTCCTGACCCAGTACCACCGGGCCATCCCCATGGCCATCTTCGGGAGCGTCCCCATGGTGGGAGGGCTGTTCTGCTTCCTGCTGCCCGAGACCTGTGGCGTTGACCTGGCGGATGACACAGGGGATGGCTGCCCTCCAGTTGAG GTCTGTGAAAATGCCAACAGCGTCTCTGAAAATGGACATATGAAAGGAAAAGACGGTGGCCAAGACAAGGACTACACCAAGACCACTTACTTCTAG